From Streptomyces cyaneogriseus subsp. noncyanogenus, the proteins below share one genomic window:
- a CDS encoding succinate dehydrogenase/fumarate reductase iron-sulfur subunit, translating into MSGYEARFRVWRGDAGGGGLKDFTVEVNEGEVVLDIVHRLQATQAPDLAVRWNCKAGKCGSCSAEINGRPRLMCMTRMSVFGRDETITVTPLRAFPVVRDLVTDVGFNYAKAREVPAFVPPAGLGPGEYRMMQEDVDRPQEFRKCIECFLCQDTCHVVRDHEENKPAFAGPRFLMRVAELDMHPLDAAAEAGLDRKSTAQEEHGLGYCNITKCCTEVCPEGIKITDNALIPLKERAVDRKYDPLVWLGSKIRRRPPGG; encoded by the coding sequence ATGAGCGGCTACGAGGCCCGCTTCCGGGTGTGGCGCGGAGACGCCGGGGGCGGCGGTCTGAAGGACTTCACGGTGGAGGTGAACGAAGGCGAGGTGGTCCTCGACATCGTCCACCGCCTCCAGGCCACCCAGGCCCCCGATCTCGCCGTGCGCTGGAACTGCAAGGCGGGCAAGTGCGGTTCCTGCTCGGCGGAGATCAACGGACGGCCGCGCCTGATGTGCATGACCCGCATGTCGGTCTTCGGCCGGGACGAGACGATCACCGTCACCCCGCTGCGCGCCTTCCCGGTCGTCCGCGACCTGGTGACGGACGTCGGCTTCAACTACGCCAAGGCCCGCGAGGTCCCGGCGTTCGTCCCGCCCGCCGGGCTCGGCCCCGGCGAGTACCGCATGATGCAGGAGGACGTGGACCGCCCGCAGGAGTTCCGCAAGTGCATCGAGTGCTTCCTGTGCCAGGACACCTGCCACGTCGTCCGCGACCACGAGGAGAACAAGCCCGCGTTCGCCGGTCCGCGCTTCCTGATGCGCGTCGCCGAGCTGGACATGCACCCCCTGGACGCGGCGGCGGAGGCGGGGCTGGACCGCAAGAGCACGGCCCAGGAGGAGCACGGTCTCGGCTACTGCAACATCACCAAGTGCTGCACCGAGGTCTGCCCCGAGGGCATCAAGATCACCGACAACGCGCTGATCCCGCTGAAGGAGCGGGCCGTCGACCGCAAGTACGACCCGCTGGTGTGGCTGGGGTCGAAGATCCGGAGGCGGCCCCCGGGCGGATGA
- a CDS encoding fumarate reductase/succinate dehydrogenase flavoprotein subunit — MSVVDRQEWDVVVVGAGGAGLRAAIEARERGARTAVICKSLFGKAHTVMAEGGIAAAMGNVNAGDNWQVHFRDTLRGGKFLNQWRMAELHAREAPERVWELETWGALFDRTKDGRISQRNFGGHEYPRLAHVGDRTGLELIRTLQQKVVALQQEDHRLTGDYESRLKVFQECTVTRILKDGERVCGVFAYERESGRFFVLEAPAVVIATGGIGKSFKVTSNSWEYTGDGHALALLAGAPLVNMEFVQFHPTGMVWPPSVKGILVTESVRGDGGVLRNSDGKRFMFDYIPDVFKDKYAESEEEADRWYDDPDHNRRPPELLPRDEVARAINTEVKEGRGSPHGGVFLDVSTRMPAEVVKRRLPSMYHQFKELADVDITAEAMEVGPTCHYVMGGVAVDSDTAAARGVPGLYAAGEVAGGMHGSNRLGGNSLSDLLVFGRRAGRYAAEYATGTAAARPRVDDGQIGAAAAEALRPFSAQGETGEPAGGPPENPYALHQELQQTMNDLVGIIRREAEMKQALEKLAELRGRAGRAGVEGHRQFNPGWHLALDLRNMLLVSECVARAALERTESRGGHTREDHPSMDRAWRRINLLCRLAGPSDGPAAGGPAAADPARGRIALTRETTEPIRPDLLALFAKEELVKYLAEEELYE, encoded by the coding sequence ATGTCCGTGGTCGACCGGCAGGAATGGGACGTGGTCGTGGTGGGCGCGGGCGGCGCCGGGCTGCGCGCCGCGATCGAGGCGCGCGAGCGGGGCGCCCGTACCGCCGTGATCTGCAAGTCGCTCTTCGGCAAGGCGCACACGGTGATGGCCGAGGGCGGCATCGCGGCGGCGATGGGCAACGTCAACGCGGGCGACAACTGGCAGGTCCACTTCCGTGACACCCTGCGCGGCGGCAAGTTCCTCAACCAGTGGCGGATGGCGGAGCTGCACGCCCGGGAGGCGCCGGAGCGGGTCTGGGAGCTGGAGACCTGGGGCGCGCTCTTCGACCGCACCAAGGACGGCCGGATCTCGCAGCGCAACTTCGGCGGCCACGAGTACCCGCGCCTGGCGCACGTCGGCGACCGCACCGGCCTGGAGCTGATCCGCACCCTCCAGCAGAAGGTGGTCGCCCTCCAGCAGGAGGACCACCGGCTCACCGGCGACTACGAGTCCCGGCTCAAGGTCTTCCAGGAGTGCACGGTCACCCGGATCCTGAAGGACGGGGAGCGGGTCTGCGGGGTCTTCGCCTACGAGCGGGAGAGCGGCCGCTTCTTCGTCCTGGAGGCGCCCGCCGTGGTGATCGCCACCGGCGGCATCGGGAAGTCCTTCAAGGTCACGTCGAACTCGTGGGAGTACACCGGCGACGGCCACGCGCTGGCCCTGCTGGCGGGGGCGCCCCTGGTCAACATGGAGTTCGTGCAGTTCCACCCGACCGGCATGGTCTGGCCGCCGTCCGTGAAGGGCATCCTCGTCACCGAGTCGGTCCGCGGCGACGGCGGGGTGCTGCGCAACAGCGACGGCAAGCGGTTCATGTTCGATTACATCCCCGACGTCTTCAAGGACAAGTACGCCGAGTCGGAGGAGGAGGCCGACCGCTGGTACGACGACCCCGACCACAACCGGCGCCCCCCTGAGCTGCTGCCCCGGGACGAGGTGGCGCGGGCCATCAACACCGAGGTGAAGGAGGGCCGGGGCTCCCCCCACGGCGGGGTCTTCCTCGACGTGTCGACCCGTATGCCCGCCGAGGTGGTCAAACGGCGGCTGCCGTCCATGTACCACCAGTTCAAGGAGCTGGCCGACGTGGACATCACCGCCGAGGCGATGGAGGTCGGCCCCACCTGCCACTACGTGATGGGCGGCGTCGCCGTCGACTCCGACACGGCGGCGGCGCGCGGCGTGCCCGGGCTGTACGCGGCCGGTGAGGTCGCCGGCGGCATGCACGGCTCCAACCGGCTGGGCGGGAACTCCCTCTCCGACCTGCTGGTCTTCGGGCGCCGGGCGGGACGGTACGCCGCCGAGTACGCGACCGGTACGGCCGCGGCGCGCCCCCGGGTGGACGACGGCCAGATCGGCGCCGCCGCCGCGGAGGCGCTGCGGCCCTTTTCCGCGCAAGGGGAGACCGGGGAGCCGGCCGGCGGCCCGCCGGAGAACCCGTACGCCCTCCACCAGGAGCTCCAGCAGACGATGAACGACCTGGTCGGCATCATCCGCCGGGAGGCGGAGATGAAGCAGGCCCTGGAGAAACTGGCCGAGCTGCGCGGCCGGGCCGGCCGGGCCGGCGTGGAGGGGCACCGGCAGTTCAACCCGGGCTGGCACCTCGCCCTGGACCTGCGCAACATGCTGCTGGTCAGCGAGTGCGTGGCGCGGGCCGCCCTGGAGCGCACGGAGTCGCGCGGCGGGCACACCCGCGAGGACCACCCCTCGATGGACCGCGCTTGGCGCCGGATCAACCTGCTGTGCCGGCTCGCCGGCCCCTCGGACGGGCCCGCGGCCGGCGGCCCGGCCGCGGCGGACCCGGCCCGCGGCCGCATCGCCCTCACCCGCGAGACCACCGAACCCATCCGCCCCGACCTGCTCGCCCTCTTCGCGAAGGAGGAGCTGGTCAAGTACCTGGCCGAAGAGGAGCTGTACGAATGA
- a CDS encoding ABC transporter family substrate-binding protein, translating to MSHVGVGPRSVTRSVVFLAAGVLAVPALAACSAEDEAAGKPSAAQDIAPAARARVADGGTLRWAVDSVPDTLNAFQADADATTTRVAQAVLPSMYRMDAAGRPVRDPDYLESAKVVATEPKQVVLYRLNQQAVWSDGREVGAADFAAQWRALSGRDSAYWTARNAGYDRIEKVERGKNDLEVRVTFGRPYADWKSLFTPLYPKDVMGTPDSFNDGARRELEVTAGPFAVEKVDREGDEVVLTRNPRWWGEQAKLSRIELRALPRDKRMAALVAGTVDLAEIDPDAAREPGFAAAPRRTATGTPLMGPGGSPRAGAAGERSAADALRSWAVANGSDDEAAYEEILARQERREARAARERRQRALSGYEVRKSLEPAYTQLALNGADGPLADERVRRAVARALDREKLAQAVLKPLGLPAVPVGSHLALSGQAAYADGSGALGGQDTKEALALLADAGWVPGGPVKEGEKAAGGQRKGSGQEEPEEESPGGDDGTYIVGEDGKSGDDDGGDGKSDEDDECGSDSGGSEDGDGGDDGDNGDDEEGGKNEEGGKKGRHGENKAQGGAPGAYAPRGTAAPAGSAGSAVAPLAKDGKPLTLRFVVPSGSGSKVLRTVAERISGMLERVGIRTELTKVSDQSYFKDHIASGQYDLALYSWPASAFPATDARPVYAKPVPAADGSLNVEQNYTRVGTDQVDQLFDQALTTLDEEEARALLRKADSRIWAVAASLPLYQRPQLVAARKNLANAGAFGFQTPVYEDMGFLKKGAQGARPSASPSS from the coding sequence ATGTCCCACGTCGGCGTCGGACCGCGCTCGGTCACACGCTCGGTCGTCTTCCTCGCCGCAGGAGTGCTCGCGGTGCCCGCCCTCGCGGCCTGCTCCGCCGAGGACGAGGCGGCCGGCAAGCCGTCGGCGGCACAGGACATCGCCCCCGCCGCGCGCGCCCGCGTCGCCGACGGCGGCACGCTGCGCTGGGCGGTGGACTCCGTACCGGACACCCTGAACGCCTTCCAGGCGGACGCCGACGCCACCACCACCCGGGTGGCCCAGGCCGTGCTGCCGTCGATGTACCGGATGGACGCCGCCGGCCGCCCGGTGCGCGATCCCGACTATCTGGAGTCGGCGAAGGTCGTCGCCACCGAGCCCAAGCAGGTCGTCCTGTACCGGCTCAACCAGCAGGCGGTCTGGAGCGACGGCCGGGAGGTGGGCGCCGCGGACTTCGCCGCCCAGTGGCGTGCCCTCTCCGGCCGGGACAGCGCCTACTGGACGGCCCGCAACGCCGGCTACGACCGCATCGAGAAGGTCGAGCGCGGCAAGAACGACCTGGAGGTCCGGGTCACCTTCGGCCGCCCCTACGCCGACTGGAAGTCGCTGTTCACCCCGCTGTACCCGAAGGACGTCATGGGCACCCCGGACTCCTTCAACGACGGGGCGCGGCGCGAGCTGGAGGTCACCGCCGGTCCCTTCGCCGTGGAGAAGGTCGACCGCGAGGGGGACGAGGTCGTCCTCACCCGCAATCCGCGCTGGTGGGGCGAGCAGGCCAAGCTGTCGCGGATCGAGCTGCGCGCGCTGCCCCGCGACAAGCGGATGGCCGCGCTGGTCGCCGGCACGGTCGACCTGGCCGAGATCGACCCGGACGCGGCCCGGGAGCCCGGGTTCGCCGCCGCCCCGCGCCGCACGGCCACCGGCACCCCGCTGATGGGCCCGGGCGGCTCCCCGCGCGCCGGCGCGGCCGGTGAGCGGTCGGCGGCGGACGCCCTGCGCTCCTGGGCCGTGGCCAACGGCTCCGACGACGAGGCCGCCTACGAGGAGATCCTCGCCCGCCAGGAGCGGCGCGAGGCGCGGGCCGCCCGTGAGCGCCGGCAGCGGGCCCTGAGCGGCTACGAGGTGCGCAAGTCCCTGGAGCCCGCCTACACCCAGCTCGCCCTCAACGGCGCCGACGGCCCGCTCGCCGACGAACGGGTCCGCCGGGCCGTGGCCCGCGCGCTGGACCGCGAGAAGCTCGCCCAGGCCGTCCTGAAGCCCCTCGGACTGCCCGCCGTGCCGGTCGGCAGTCACCTGGCGCTGTCCGGTCAGGCCGCGTACGCCGACGGCAGCGGGGCCCTGGGCGGCCAGGACACCAAGGAGGCGCTGGCCCTGCTCGCGGACGCCGGATGGGTGCCGGGCGGGCCGGTGAAGGAGGGCGAGAAGGCCGCCGGAGGGCAGCGGAAGGGGTCCGGGCAGGAGGAGCCGGAGGAGGAGTCGCCGGGCGGCGACGACGGTACGTACATCGTCGGGGAGGACGGCAAGAGCGGCGACGACGACGGCGGGGACGGCAAGAGCGACGAGGACGACGAGTGCGGCTCGGACTCGGGCGGGTCGGAGGACGGGGACGGCGGGGACGACGGGGACAACGGGGACGACGAGGAAGGCGGGAAGAACGAGGAGGGCGGGAAGAAGGGGCGGCACGGGGAGAACAAGGCGCAGGGCGGCGCCCCCGGCGCCTACGCCCCGAGGGGCACCGCGGCCCCGGCGGGCTCGGCGGGCTCGGCGGTGGCGCCGCTCGCCAAGGACGGCAAGCCGCTCACGCTCCGCTTCGTGGTCCCCTCCGGCTCCGGCTCCAAGGTGCTGCGCACGGTGGCGGAGCGGATCTCCGGCATGCTGGAGCGGGTCGGCATCCGCACCGAGCTGACCAAGGTCTCCGACCAGAGCTACTTCAAGGACCACATCGCGTCCGGCCAGTACGACCTGGCCCTGTACTCCTGGCCCGCGTCCGCCTTCCCGGCCACCGACGCGCGCCCCGTCTACGCCAAGCCCGTCCCGGCCGCCGACGGCTCGCTGAACGTCGAGCAGAACTACACCCGGGTCGGCACCGACCAGGTCGACCAGCTCTTCGACCAGGCCCTGACCACGCTGGACGAGGAGGAGGCCCGGGCGCTGCTGCGCAAGGCCGACTCCCGCATCTGGGCGGTGGCCGCCTCCCTGCCCCTGTACCAGCGCCCCCAGCTCGTCGCCGCGCGGAAGAACCTCGCCAACGCCGGCGCCTTCGGTTTCCAGACGCCGGTGTACGAGGACATGGGCTTCCTGAAGAAGGGCGCGCAGGGGGCCCGGCCGTCGGCGAGCCCGTCGTCCTGA
- the typA gene encoding translational GTPase TypA — MAVSTTRHDIRNVAIVAHVDHGKTTIVDGMLKQAGAFAAHQLDSVDDRMMDSNDLEREKGITILAKNTAVKYHPKDGGDPITINIIDTPGHADFGGEVERGLSMVDGVVLLVDASEGPLPQTRFVLRKALQARLPIILCINKTDRPDARIDEVVNETYDLFLDLDADEDQIEFPIVYACGRDGIASLTKPEDGTVPSDSTSLEPFFTTILEHIPAPTYEEGAPLQAHVTNLDADNFLGRIALLRVHQGELKKGQTVAWMKRDGSVQNVRISELMMTEALTRKPAEKAGPGDICAVAGIPDIMIGETLADPENPVPLPLITVDEPAISMTIGTNTSPLVGRGGTGKGADAKAAVKDRKVTARQVKDRLDRELIGNVSLRVLETDRPDAWEVQGRGELALAILVEQMRREGYELTVGKPQVVTKEIDGKVYEPVERMTIDVPEEHMGAVTQLMGVRKGRMDNMSNHGSGWVRMEFVVPSRGLIGFRTEFLTQTRGTGIAHSIHEGHEPWFGTLTTRNNGSLVADRAGSVTAFAMTNLQERGVLFVEPGTEVYEGMIVGENSRSDDMDVNITKEKKLTNMRSSTADVAESIVPPRKLSLEQSLEFCRDDECVEVTPEAVRIRKVVLDQRERARAASRAKHG, encoded by the coding sequence ATGGCCGTGTCCACCACACGTCATGACATCCGCAACGTCGCCATCGTCGCCCACGTCGACCACGGCAAGACCACCATCGTCGACGGCATGCTGAAGCAGGCCGGCGCCTTCGCCGCCCACCAGCTCGACTCCGTCGACGACCGCATGATGGACTCGAACGACCTGGAGCGTGAGAAGGGCATCACGATCCTCGCCAAGAACACCGCGGTGAAGTATCACCCGAAGGACGGCGGGGACCCGATCACGATCAACATCATCGACACCCCCGGCCACGCCGACTTCGGTGGTGAGGTGGAGCGCGGTCTGTCCATGGTGGACGGTGTCGTGCTGCTGGTGGACGCCTCCGAGGGGCCGCTGCCGCAGACCCGCTTCGTGCTGCGCAAGGCGCTCCAGGCCCGGCTGCCGATCATCCTGTGCATCAACAAGACGGACCGTCCGGACGCCCGGATCGACGAGGTCGTCAACGAGACCTACGACCTCTTCCTCGACCTGGACGCCGACGAGGACCAGATCGAGTTCCCGATCGTCTACGCCTGCGGCCGGGACGGCATCGCCTCCCTGACCAAGCCGGAGGACGGCACCGTCCCGTCCGACTCCACCTCCCTGGAGCCGTTCTTCACCACCATCCTGGAGCACATCCCGGCCCCCACCTACGAGGAGGGCGCCCCGCTCCAGGCCCACGTGACCAACCTGGACGCCGACAACTTCCTCGGCCGGATCGCGCTGCTCCGCGTCCACCAGGGCGAGCTGAAGAAGGGCCAGACGGTCGCGTGGATGAAGCGCGACGGGTCCGTGCAGAACGTGCGCATCAGCGAACTGATGATGACCGAGGCGCTCACCCGCAAGCCCGCGGAGAAGGCCGGCCCCGGTGACATCTGCGCGGTCGCCGGCATCCCCGACATCATGATCGGTGAGACCCTCGCGGACCCGGAGAACCCGGTTCCGCTGCCGCTGATCACGGTGGACGAGCCCGCGATCTCGATGACCATCGGCACCAACACCTCCCCGCTGGTCGGGCGCGGCGGCACCGGCAAGGGCGCGGACGCGAAGGCGGCCGTGAAGGACCGCAAGGTCACCGCCCGCCAGGTCAAGGACCGCCTGGACCGCGAGCTGATCGGCAACGTGTCGCTGCGGGTGCTGGAGACCGACCGGCCCGACGCCTGGGAGGTGCAGGGCCGCGGTGAGCTGGCGCTGGCCATCCTGGTCGAGCAGATGCGCCGTGAGGGCTACGAGCTGACCGTCGGCAAGCCGCAGGTCGTCACCAAGGAGATCGACGGCAAGGTCTACGAGCCGGTCGAGCGCATGACGATCGACGTGCCCGAGGAGCACATGGGCGCGGTCACCCAGCTCATGGGCGTGCGCAAGGGCCGCATGGACAACATGTCCAACCACGGCTCCGGCTGGGTGCGCATGGAGTTCGTCGTCCCCTCGCGCGGTCTGATCGGCTTCCGGACGGAGTTCCTCACCCAGACCCGCGGCACCGGCATCGCGCACTCCATCCACGAGGGCCACGAGCCCTGGTTCGGCACCCTGACGACCCGTAACAACGGTTCGCTGGTCGCCGACCGCGCCGGTTCCGTCACCGCGTTCGCGATGACGAACCTCCAGGAGCGCGGCGTGCTGTTCGTGGAGCCCGGCACCGAGGTGTACGAGGGCATGATCGTCGGTGAGAACTCCCGCTCCGACGACATGGACGTCAACATCACCAAGGAGAAGAAGCTCACCAACATGCGGTCGTCCACGGCCGACGTGGCCGAGTCGATCGTCCCGCCGCGCAAGCTGTCGCTGGAGCAGTCGCTGGAGTTCTGCCGCGACGACGAGTGCGTCGAGGTCACCCCGGAGGCCGTGCGCATCCGCAAGGTGGTGCTCGACCAGCGTGAGCGCGCCCGCGCCGCGAGCCGCGCCAAGCACGGCTGA
- a CDS encoding ABC transporter ATP-binding protein, with product MSSTTPLLDVSGLTKHFPIKGGFPIRRTVGAVQAVDGLDFQVHEGESLGLVGESGCGKSTTGRLITRLLEPTGGTILYRGQDITHADRKGLAPVRSEIQMIFQDPYASLNPRQTVGKIISGPMEINGINPPGGREKRVRELLEIVGLNPEHYNRFPHEFSGGQRQRIGVARALALEPKLIVADEPVSALDVSIQAQVVNLLQKVQRELGIAFVFIAHDLAVVRHFSQRVAVMYLGKIVEIADRDALYNSPRHPYTRALLSAVPEASVDQAPRERIRLTGDVPSPISPPSGCRFRTRCWKATDKCASEAPPLARVEGDAAGHLTACHYPETQEAVPAPRLAEDPGATA from the coding sequence ATGAGCAGCACCACTCCCCTCCTGGACGTCAGCGGTCTGACCAAGCACTTCCCCATCAAGGGCGGCTTTCCCATCCGGCGGACCGTCGGCGCCGTCCAGGCCGTCGACGGGCTCGACTTCCAGGTCCACGAGGGCGAGAGCCTCGGCCTGGTCGGCGAGTCCGGCTGCGGCAAGTCGACCACCGGCCGGCTGATCACCCGCCTGCTGGAGCCGACCGGCGGCACGATCCTCTACCGGGGTCAGGACATCACCCACGCCGACCGCAAGGGGCTCGCGCCGGTCCGGTCCGAGATCCAGATGATCTTCCAGGACCCCTACGCGTCCCTCAATCCCCGGCAGACGGTCGGCAAGATCATCTCCGGGCCGATGGAGATCAACGGGATCAACCCGCCCGGCGGCCGGGAGAAGCGGGTCCGCGAGCTGCTGGAGATCGTCGGTCTCAACCCCGAGCACTACAACCGCTTCCCGCACGAGTTCTCCGGCGGCCAGCGGCAGCGGATCGGGGTGGCCCGCGCCCTGGCGCTGGAGCCCAAGCTGATCGTGGCCGACGAGCCGGTCTCCGCGCTGGACGTGTCGATCCAGGCGCAGGTGGTCAACCTGCTCCAGAAGGTCCAGCGGGAACTGGGCATCGCGTTCGTGTTCATCGCCCACGACCTCGCCGTGGTCCGGCACTTCTCCCAGCGCGTGGCCGTCATGTACCTCGGCAAGATCGTGGAGATCGCCGACCGCGACGCCCTGTACAACAGCCCGCGCCACCCCTACACGCGGGCCCTGCTGTCCGCCGTGCCCGAGGCGTCGGTGGACCAGGCGCCCCGCGAGCGCATCCGGCTCACCGGCGACGTGCCCTCGCCGATCTCCCCGCCGTCCGGCTGCCGCTTCCGCACCCGGTGCTGGAAGGCGACGGACAAGTGCGCGAGCGAGGCTCCGCCGCTGGCGCGGGTCGAGGGCGACGCGGCGGGCCATCTGACGGCCTGCCACTACCCCGAGACGCAGGAGGCCGTGCCGGCTCCCCGCCTCGCCGAGGACCCCGGAGCGACGGCCTGA
- a CDS encoding ABC transporter ATP-binding protein codes for MSTPFLSVRDLKVHFSTEDGVVKAVDGLSFDLEKGKTLGIVGESGSGKSVTNMAILGLHDRRNTALDGEILLDGKELVTATERELEQLRGNKMSMIFQDALASLSPYHTIGAQIGETYRKHTGASKKEARARAVEMLRRVGIPQPDVRVDEYPHQFSGGMRQRAMIAMALVCDPELLIADEPTTALDVTVQAQIMDLLKDLQQEFGTAIIFITHDLGVIADVADDVLVMYGGRCVERGAKNEVLRAPQHPYTLGLLGSMPSLDGPVDVPLSPIPGSPPSLLNPPSGCRFHPRCAFAEKVEGGRCSAERPALEVVDGRGSACHLTSGQKRELFADYASARTH; via the coding sequence ATGAGCACTCCCTTCCTCTCCGTCCGTGACCTGAAGGTGCACTTCTCCACCGAGGACGGTGTCGTCAAGGCCGTCGACGGGCTCTCCTTCGACCTGGAGAAGGGCAAGACCCTCGGCATCGTGGGCGAGTCGGGGTCCGGCAAGTCCGTGACCAACATGGCCATCCTCGGTCTGCACGACCGGCGCAACACCGCGCTCGACGGCGAGATCCTGCTCGACGGCAAGGAGCTGGTCACCGCCACCGAGCGCGAGCTGGAGCAGCTGCGCGGCAACAAGATGTCCATGATCTTCCAGGACGCGCTGGCCTCGCTGTCGCCGTACCACACCATCGGCGCGCAGATCGGCGAGACCTACCGCAAGCACACCGGCGCCTCCAAGAAGGAGGCGCGGGCGCGGGCGGTGGAGATGCTGCGCCGGGTGGGCATCCCGCAGCCGGACGTGCGGGTGGACGAGTACCCGCACCAGTTCTCCGGCGGTATGCGCCAGCGCGCGATGATCGCGATGGCGCTGGTCTGCGACCCCGAGCTGCTGATCGCCGACGAGCCGACCACGGCCCTCGACGTGACGGTCCAGGCACAGATCATGGACCTGCTCAAGGACCTCCAGCAGGAGTTCGGCACGGCGATCATCTTCATCACGCACGACCTCGGGGTCATCGCCGACGTCGCGGACGACGTGCTGGTGATGTACGGCGGCCGGTGCGTGGAGCGGGGTGCCAAGAACGAGGTGCTGCGCGCTCCGCAGCACCCGTACACGCTGGGCCTGCTGGGTTCGATGCCGAGCCTGGACGGCCCGGTCGACGTGCCCCTCTCCCCCATCCCGGGCTCGCCGCCCTCGCTGCTCAACCCGCCCTCCGGCTGCCGTTTCCACCCCCGGTGCGCCTTCGCGGAGAAGGTCGAGGGCGGGCGCTGCTCGGCCGAGCGGCCGGCGCTGGAGGTCGTGGACGGCCGGGGCTCGGCGTGCCACCTCACGTCCGGGCAGAAGCGCGAGCTGTTCGCCGACTACGCCTCGGCGCGCACCCACTGA
- a CDS encoding ABC transporter permease, with product MFRFLVRRTLGAAVILLIISALVFVLFYAAPRDPARIACGKVCTPETLELVRKNLGIADPLPVQYWEWLKGLFVGRDYTSFGRCDAPCLGYSFQNREPVLDTILDRFPTTLSLAIGSSVVYLIFGIGTGMLAAVKQGKALDKIASSASLIASSMQIYVVGVLATYLLVDQWHLLDRANYTPFTDNPAKWAQGLLVPWLVLSLIWTANYTRMTRSQMVESLSEDYVRTARAKGLSSRTVFFRFAWRGAMGPIITIFGLDLGMLLGGAIITESTFSLQGLGMLSVKAVSTNDLPMLLGVVLVAAGAIVVFNIIVDAVYALIDPRVRLA from the coding sequence ATGTTCCGCTTCCTTGTCCGCCGGACCCTCGGCGCGGCTGTGATCCTGCTGATCATCAGCGCCCTGGTGTTCGTCCTGTTCTACGCCGCTCCGCGCGACCCCGCCCGTATCGCCTGCGGCAAGGTGTGCACCCCAGAGACCCTGGAACTGGTGCGGAAGAACCTGGGGATCGCCGACCCGCTCCCCGTGCAGTACTGGGAATGGCTCAAGGGCCTGTTCGTGGGGCGTGACTACACCTCGTTCGGGCGGTGCGACGCGCCGTGCCTCGGCTACTCGTTCCAGAACCGCGAGCCGGTGCTGGACACCATCCTGGACCGCTTCCCCACCACGCTCTCGCTGGCCATCGGCAGCTCGGTGGTCTACCTGATCTTCGGCATCGGCACCGGCATGCTCGCCGCCGTCAAGCAGGGCAAGGCGCTGGACAAGATCGCCAGCTCCGCCTCGCTGATCGCCTCCTCGATGCAGATCTACGTGGTCGGCGTGCTCGCCACCTACCTGCTGGTCGACCAGTGGCACCTGCTGGACCGGGCAAACTACACCCCGTTCACCGACAATCCCGCCAAGTGGGCGCAGGGCCTGCTGGTGCCCTGGCTGGTGCTGTCGCTGATCTGGACCGCCAACTACACCCGTATGACGCGCTCGCAGATGGTCGAGTCGCTCAGCGAGGACTACGTGCGCACGGCCCGCGCCAAGGGCCTGTCCAGCCGTACGGTGTTCTTCCGCTTCGCCTGGCGCGGCGCGATGGGCCCGATCATCACCATCTTCGGCCTCGACCTCGGCATGCTGCTCGGTGGCGCGATCATCACCGAGTCGACCTTCAGCCTCCAGGGTCTGGGCATGCTCTCCGTCAAGGCGGTCAGCACCAACGACCTGCCGATGCTGCTCGGCGTGGTCCTGGTCGCCGCCGGCGCGATCGTGGTGTTCAACATCATCGTCGACGCCGTGTACGCCCTCATCGACCCGCGCGTGCGCCTCGCCTAA